In a single window of the Serratia quinivorans genome:
- the atpH gene encoding F-type ATPase subunit delta produces the protein MSEFVTVARPYAKAAFDFAVEHQSLDRWQDMLAFAADVTRNEQISELLAGAVAPETLSRTFIAVCGEQLDENGQNFIRVMAENGRLLVLPAVLQQFIELRALLESTVEVEVLSASALNDKQLANIAAAMEKRLSRKVKLNCKIDKSVLAGVIIRAGDMVIDGSVRGRLERLTDVLQS, from the coding sequence ATGTCTGAATTTGTAACTGTAGCTCGCCCCTACGCCAAAGCAGCTTTTGACTTTGCCGTTGAGCATCAAAGCTTGGATCGCTGGCAGGATATGCTGGCGTTTGCGGCTGATGTCACTCGCAATGAACAGATTTCTGAACTGCTGGCTGGTGCTGTCGCACCGGAGACGCTGTCCAGAACGTTCATCGCGGTATGTGGCGAACAACTCGACGAAAATGGCCAGAACTTTATCCGTGTAATGGCCGAAAATGGACGTTTACTGGTTCTTCCTGCGGTGCTGCAGCAGTTCATCGAACTGCGCGCTTTGCTGGAATCCACCGTCGAAGTCGAGGTGCTCTCTGCGAGCGCACTGAACGACAAACAGCTGGCTAATATTGCCGCTGCGATGGAAAAGCGTCTGTCACGCAAAGTTAAGCTGAATTGCAAAATTGACAAGTCTGTACTGGCCGGCGTAATTATCCGTGCTGGCGATATGGTGATTGATGGCAGCGTTCGCGGTCGTCTTGAACGCCTGACAGACGTCTTGCAGTCTTAA
- the atpA gene encoding ATP synthase subunit alpha: MQLNSTEISELIKQRIAQFNVVSEAHNEGTIVSVSDGIIRVHGLAEVMQGEMIALPGNRYAIALNLERDSVGAVVMGPYADLAEGMKVKCTGRILEVPVGRGLLGRVVNTLGAPIDGKGPVDNDGFSPVEAIAPGVIERQSVDQPVQTGYKSVDAMIPIGRGQRELVIGDRQTGKTALAIDAIINQRDSGIKCVYVAIGQKASTIANVVRKLEEHGALANTIVVVATASESAALQYLAPYAGCAMGEYFRDRGEDALIVYDDLSKQAVAYRQISLLLRRPPGREAYPGDVFYLHSRLLERAARVNAEYVEAFTKGEVKGQTGSLTALPIIETQAGDVSAFVPTNVISITDGQIFLESNLFNSGIRPAVNPGISVSRVGGAAQTKIMKKLSGGIRTALAQYRELAAFSQFASDLDDATRKQLSHGQKVTELLKQKQYAPMSVAQQSLVLFAAERGFLNDVEVAKVVSFEAALVAYADREHAELLNHINQTGNFNDEIEGKLKGILETFKKTQSW; the protein is encoded by the coding sequence ATGCAACTGAATTCCACCGAAATCAGCGAACTGATCAAGCAGCGCATTGCTCAGTTCAATGTGGTGAGCGAAGCTCACAATGAAGGTACTATTGTTTCCGTCAGTGACGGGATCATCCGCGTACACGGTCTGGCCGAAGTTATGCAGGGCGAAATGATCGCACTGCCAGGCAACCGTTACGCAATCGCATTGAACCTGGAGCGCGACTCCGTAGGTGCTGTGGTTATGGGTCCGTACGCGGATCTGGCCGAAGGCATGAAGGTAAAATGTACCGGCCGTATTCTGGAAGTTCCGGTTGGCCGTGGCCTGCTGGGCCGTGTAGTTAACACCCTGGGCGCACCTATTGACGGTAAAGGCCCGGTTGATAACGACGGTTTCTCCCCGGTTGAAGCTATTGCCCCTGGTGTTATCGAGCGTCAGTCCGTAGATCAGCCGGTTCAAACTGGCTATAAATCTGTTGACGCCATGATCCCAATCGGCCGTGGCCAGCGTGAGCTGGTGATCGGTGACCGTCAGACAGGTAAAACTGCCCTGGCGATCGATGCGATCATCAACCAACGCGATTCCGGCATCAAATGTGTTTACGTGGCTATCGGCCAGAAAGCGTCCACCATCGCTAACGTGGTGCGCAAACTGGAAGAGCACGGCGCACTGGCAAACACCATCGTTGTGGTTGCTACCGCGTCTGAATCCGCTGCATTGCAATACCTGGCGCCATATGCCGGTTGTGCGATGGGTGAATACTTCCGTGACCGCGGTGAAGATGCGCTGATTGTTTATGATGACCTGTCCAAACAGGCCGTTGCATACCGTCAGATCTCCCTGCTGCTTCGTCGTCCACCAGGTCGTGAAGCTTACCCAGGCGACGTATTCTATCTCCACTCCCGTTTGCTGGAGCGTGCTGCGCGTGTTAACGCCGAATACGTTGAAGCCTTCACCAAAGGTGAAGTCAAAGGCCAAACCGGTTCACTGACTGCTCTGCCGATCATTGAAACCCAGGCGGGTGACGTTTCCGCGTTCGTTCCGACCAACGTAATCTCGATTACCGATGGTCAGATCTTCCTGGAATCCAACCTGTTTAACTCCGGTATTCGTCCGGCAGTTAACCCGGGTATCTCCGTATCCCGTGTGGGCGGTGCAGCGCAAACCAAGATCATGAAAAAACTGTCCGGTGGTATTCGTACCGCGCTGGCACAGTATCGTGAACTGGCTGCGTTCTCTCAGTTCGCTTCCGATCTGGATGATGCGACCCGCAAACAGCTGAGCCACGGTCAGAAAGTGACCGAGCTGCTGAAACAGAAACAGTATGCGCCGATGTCCGTCGCACAACAGTCTCTGGTGCTGTTTGCCGCAGAACGTGGCTTCCTGAACGACGTTGAAGTCGCGAAAGTCGTGAGCTTCGAAGCCGCGCTGGTTGCTTACGCAGACCGCGAGCATGCCGAGTTGCTGAACCACATCAACCAAACTGGCAATTTCAACGATGAGATCGAGGGCAAGCTGAAAGGCATCCTCGAGACCTTCAAGAAAACCCAGTCCTGGTAA
- the atpF gene encoding F-type ATPase subunit b, translating into MNLNATILGQAIAFVLFVWFCMKYVWPPIMAAIEKRQGEIADGLASAERAKKDLDLAQANATDQLKTAKAEAQVIIEQANKRKAQIMDEAKAEAEQERNKIVAQAQAEIEAERKRAREELRKQVAMLAIAGAEKIIERSVDEAANSDIVDKLVAEL; encoded by the coding sequence GTGAATCTTAACGCAACAATCCTCGGCCAGGCCATCGCGTTCGTTCTGTTTGTCTGGTTCTGCATGAAGTACGTATGGCCGCCGATCATGGCAGCCATCGAGAAGCGTCAGGGAGAAATTGCTGACGGTCTCGCTTCTGCAGAACGTGCCAAAAAAGATTTGGACTTAGCGCAAGCCAATGCGACCGACCAGCTGAAAACTGCTAAAGCAGAAGCTCAGGTGATCATCGAGCAAGCAAACAAACGCAAAGCTCAGATCATGGATGAAGCGAAAGCCGAAGCCGAGCAGGAACGTAACAAAATCGTGGCGCAGGCTCAGGCTGAGATCGAAGCCGAACGTAAGCGCGCTCGTGAAGAGTTGCGTAAGCAAGTCGCGATGCTGGCAATTGCCGGCGCCGAGAAGATCATCGAACGTTCCGTGGATGAAGCTGCTAACAGCGACATCGTTGATAAACTGGTCGCTGAACTGTAA
- the pstS_3 gene encoding Phosphate-binding protein pstS precursor: MKLMRTTVASIVAATFSLTAVSAFAAASLTGAGATFPAPVYAKWADSYQKETGNKVNYQGIGSSGGVKQIIANTVDFGASDAPLSDEKLAADGLFQFPTVIGGVVLAVNIPGIKSGELTLDGKTLGDIYLGNVKKMERPGDHQAQPRR, from the coding sequence ATGAAACTGATGCGTACCACCGTCGCCAGTATTGTGGCAGCGACTTTCTCCCTGACCGCCGTGTCCGCGTTCGCTGCTGCTAGCCTGACCGGTGCAGGTGCGACATTCCCCGCTCCGGTTTATGCCAAGTGGGCAGATTCTTATCAGAAAGAAACCGGCAACAAAGTTAACTATCAGGGCATCGGCTCTTCTGGTGGCGTGAAGCAAATCATCGCCAACACCGTTGACTTTGGTGCTTCCGATGCGCCTTTGAGTGACGAAAAACTGGCTGCTGATGGCCTGTTCCAGTTCCCTACCGTGATCGGTGGCGTGGTGCTGGCAGTAAACATCCCGGGCATCAAATCCGGTGAGCTGACCCTGGACGGTAAAACTCTGGGCGATATCTATCTGGGTAACGTGAAAAAAATGGAACGACCCGGCGATCACCAAGCTCAACCCAGGCGTTAA
- the glmS_1 gene encoding Glucosamine--fructose-6-phosphate aminotransferase [isomerizing], translated as MGENFLASDQLALLPVTRRFIFLEEGDVVEMTRRTVNIFDKQGNAVERPEIESQVQYDAGDKGAYRHYMQKEIYEQPLALKNTLEGRFSQGKINLSELGPRADELLAKVQHVQIIACGTSYHSGMVARYWFESLAGVPCDVEIASEFRYRKSAVRPGSLIITLSQSGETADTLAALRLSKELGYLGSLAVCNVAGSSLVRESDLALMTKAGTEIGVASTKAFTTQLAVLLMLVARLGRLKGMAESVEHEIVHGLQALPARIEQMLSLDKNIEALAEGFSDKHHALFLGRGDQYPIAMEGALKLKEISYIHAEAYAAGELKHGPLALIDADMPVIVVAPNNELLEKLKSNIEEVRARGGQLYVFADQDAGFVSSEGMTIIPLPHVEEIVAPIFYTVPLQLLSYHVALIKGTDVDQPRNLAKSVTVE; from the coding sequence GTGGGTGAAAACTTCCTGGCTTCCGATCAACTGGCATTGTTGCCGGTAACCCGCCGCTTTATCTTCCTGGAAGAAGGTGACGTGGTGGAGATGACTCGCCGCACCGTCAACATTTTCGATAAGCAGGGCAACGCCGTTGAGCGTCCTGAAATAGAATCCCAGGTACAGTACGACGCCGGTGACAAAGGTGCTTACCGTCACTACATGCAAAAAGAGATCTACGAACAGCCACTGGCGCTGAAGAACACCCTGGAAGGGCGTTTCAGCCAGGGCAAAATCAACCTGAGCGAGCTGGGCCCGCGTGCCGATGAACTGTTGGCGAAGGTGCAGCACGTGCAAATCATTGCCTGTGGGACGTCTTACCACTCCGGCATGGTTGCCCGCTATTGGTTCGAATCGCTGGCCGGCGTGCCTTGCGACGTGGAAATCGCGTCAGAATTCCGCTATCGCAAATCTGCTGTGCGTCCGGGCAGTCTGATCATTACCTTGTCGCAGTCCGGTGAAACTGCCGATACGCTGGCGGCACTGCGTCTGTCGAAGGAGCTGGGTTACCTCGGTTCACTGGCGGTGTGCAACGTGGCCGGTTCTTCACTGGTGCGTGAATCCGATCTGGCGCTGATGACCAAGGCCGGTACCGAAATCGGTGTTGCCTCCACCAAGGCCTTTACCACCCAGCTTGCGGTGCTGTTGATGCTGGTGGCACGTTTGGGCCGGCTGAAAGGCATGGCGGAAAGCGTTGAGCATGAAATCGTGCACGGCCTGCAGGCATTGCCGGCGCGTATTGAGCAGATGCTGTCGCTGGACAAAAACATTGAAGCGTTGGCGGAAGGCTTCTCCGACAAGCATCACGCGCTGTTCCTCGGCCGTGGCGATCAGTACCCGATCGCGATGGAAGGTGCGCTGAAGCTCAAAGAGATCTCCTATATTCACGCGGAAGCCTATGCGGCCGGTGAGTTGAAACACGGCCCGTTGGCGTTGATCGATGCCGATATGCCGGTGATCGTGGTGGCGCCGAACAACGAACTGTTGGAAAAGCTGAAGTCTAACATCGAAGAAGTTCGCGCACGCGGTGGCCAACTGTATGTGTTCGCCGATCAGGATGCCGGTTTCGTCAGCAGCGAGGGTATGACTATCATCCCATTGCCGCACGTCGAAGAAATCGTGGCCCCGATCTTCTACACCGTGCCGTTGCAGTTGCTGTCTTACCACGTGGCGCTGATCAAAGGTACCGACGTTGACCAGCCGCGTAACCTGGCGAAGTCTGTCACGGTAGAGTAA
- the glmU_2 gene encoding Bifunctional protein GlmU produces MSNSAMSVVILAAGKGTRMYSDLPKVLHPLAGKPMVQHVIDAAMKLGAKNVHLVYGHGGDLLKNTLTDGALNWVLQAEQLGTGHAMQQAAPHFADDEDVLMLYGDVPLISVDTLQRLMAAKPQGGIGLLTVKLADPSGYGRIVRENDQVVGIVEHKDASEAQRHINEINTGILVANGRDLKRWLGMLNNDNAQGEFYITDIIALAHADGKKIEAVHPSRLSEVEGVNNRLQLSRLERIYQAEQSEKLLLAGVMLLDPARFDLRGELVHGRDISIDANVIIEGTVKLGDRVKIGAGCVLKNCVIGDDCEISPYSVLEDAVLAAECTVGPFARLRPGAELAVGAHVGNFVEMKKARLGKGSKAGHLSYLGDAEIGDDVNIGAGTITCNYDGANKYKTIIGDGVFVGSDTQLVAPVSVGKGSTIAAGTTVTRDIGEDELVLSRVKQVHIQGWQRPVKKK; encoded by the coding sequence ATGTCGAACAGCGCAATGAGTGTGGTGATCCTCGCCGCGGGCAAGGGAACACGCATGTATTCCGATCTTCCCAAGGTGTTACATCCGTTGGCCGGCAAGCCGATGGTGCAGCACGTCATTGATGCCGCGATGAAACTGGGCGCGAAAAACGTCCATCTGGTGTACGGCCATGGCGGCGACTTGCTGAAAAACACCCTGACCGACGGCGCACTGAACTGGGTACTGCAGGCCGAGCAATTGGGTACCGGCCATGCCATGCAGCAAGCGGCCCCGCATTTTGCCGATGATGAAGACGTGCTGATGCTGTACGGCGACGTCCCGCTGATTTCTGTCGATACTTTGCAGCGTCTGATGGCCGCGAAACCCCAGGGCGGCATTGGCCTGCTGACGGTGAAGCTGGCTGACCCGAGCGGTTACGGACGAATCGTGCGTGAAAACGACCAGGTGGTGGGGATTGTTGAGCATAAAGATGCCAGCGAAGCCCAACGCCATATCAATGAAATCAACACCGGCATCCTGGTGGCCAACGGCCGCGATCTCAAGCGCTGGTTGGGGATGCTGAATAACGACAACGCACAGGGTGAATTCTACATCACCGATATCATTGCGCTGGCCCATGCCGACGGCAAGAAAATTGAAGCCGTGCATCCGTCACGCCTGAGTGAAGTGGAAGGCGTGAATAACCGTCTGCAACTGTCGCGGCTTGAGCGTATCTACCAGGCAGAACAGTCTGAAAAATTACTGTTGGCCGGCGTAATGCTGCTGGATCCGGCGCGTTTTGACCTGCGTGGGGAACTTGTGCACGGTCGCGACATCTCTATTGATGCCAACGTGATTATTGAAGGCACGGTCAAGCTCGGGGATAGAGTGAAAATCGGTGCCGGCTGCGTGTTGAAAAACTGCGTGATCGGCGATGACTGCGAAATCAGCCCGTACAGCGTGCTGGAAGATGCTGTGCTGGCAGCGGAATGCACCGTGGGTCCCTTTGCCCGCCTGCGTCCTGGCGCTGAGCTGGCGGTGGGTGCCCATGTCGGCAACTTCGTCGAAATGAAAAAGGCGCGTTTGGGCAAAGGTTCTAAAGCGGGCCATCTAAGCTACCTGGGCGACGCCGAGATTGGCGACGATGTGAATATTGGTGCCGGTACCATCACCTGTAACTATGATGGCGCCAATAAGTATAAAACCATTATCGGCGACGGCGTGTTTGTCGGTTCCGATACCCAACTGGTGGCGCCAGTGTCTGTCGGCAAAGGTTCTACCATTGCCGCAGGCACTACGGTGACCCGTGATATCGGCGAGGATGAACTGGTGCTGAGCCGCGTCAAGCAGGTGCATATCCAGGGCTGGCAGCGTCCGGTCAAGAAGAAGTAA
- the atpD gene encoding ATP synthase subunit beta: protein MATGKIIQVIGAVVDVEFPQDAVPKVYNALEVENGANKLVLEVQQQLGGGVVRCIAMGTSDGLRRGLKVTDLDHPIEVPVGKATLGRIMNVLGEPIDMKGDIGEEERWAIHRPAPSYEDLANSQDLLETGIKVMDLICPFAKGGKVGLFGGAGVGKTVNMMELIRNIAIEHSGYSVFAGVGERTREGNDFYHEMNDSNVLDKVSLVYGQMNEPPGNRLRVALTGLTMAEKFRDEGRDVLLFVDNIYRYTLAGTEVSALLGRMPSAVGYQPTLAEEMGVLQERITSTKTGSITSVQAVYVPADDLTDPSPATTFAHLDATVVLSRNIASLGIYPAVDPLDSTSRQLDPLVVGQEHYDVARGVQSILQRYQELKDIIAILGMDELSEEDKLVVSRARKIQRFLSQPFFVAEVFTGSPGKFVSLKDTIRGFKGIMDGDYDHLPEQAFYMVGTIEEAVEKAKKL, encoded by the coding sequence ATGGCTACTGGAAAGATTATCCAGGTAATCGGCGCCGTAGTGGACGTCGAGTTCCCTCAGGATGCCGTACCAAAAGTGTACAACGCTCTTGAGGTAGAAAACGGTGCCAATAAGCTGGTGCTGGAAGTTCAGCAACAGTTGGGCGGTGGCGTGGTTCGCTGTATCGCAATGGGGACCTCTGATGGTCTGCGTCGCGGTCTGAAAGTCACTGACCTGGACCACCCAATTGAAGTACCGGTAGGTAAAGCTACCCTGGGCCGTATCATGAACGTATTGGGTGAACCAATCGACATGAAGGGCGATATCGGCGAAGAAGAACGTTGGGCGATTCACCGTCCGGCGCCAAGCTACGAAGATTTGGCCAACTCCCAGGATCTGCTGGAAACCGGTATCAAGGTAATGGACCTGATCTGCCCGTTCGCCAAGGGTGGTAAAGTCGGTCTGTTCGGTGGTGCGGGTGTTGGTAAAACCGTAAACATGATGGAGCTGATCCGTAACATCGCGATTGAGCACTCCGGTTATTCTGTGTTTGCGGGCGTGGGTGAGCGTACTCGTGAGGGTAACGACTTCTACCACGAAATGAACGACTCCAACGTACTGGATAAAGTATCCCTGGTTTACGGCCAGATGAACGAGCCACCGGGTAACCGTCTGCGCGTTGCTCTGACCGGTCTGACCATGGCTGAGAAATTCCGTGACGAAGGCCGTGACGTTCTGCTGTTCGTTGATAACATCTACCGTTATACCCTGGCCGGTACCGAAGTGTCCGCACTTCTGGGCCGTATGCCATCGGCGGTAGGTTATCAGCCAACGCTGGCGGAAGAGATGGGTGTTCTGCAAGAACGTATCACCTCTACCAAGACCGGTTCAATCACCTCCGTACAGGCCGTTTACGTCCCTGCGGATGACTTGACTGACCCGTCACCAGCCACCACCTTTGCTCACTTGGATGCAACTGTGGTACTGAGCCGTAATATCGCTTCTCTGGGTATCTACCCGGCCGTTGACCCGCTGGATTCTACCAGCCGTCAGCTGGATCCGCTGGTAGTTGGCCAGGAGCACTACGATGTAGCGCGTGGCGTGCAGTCCATTCTGCAACGCTATCAGGAACTGAAAGATATTATCGCAATCCTGGGTATGGACGAGCTGTCTGAAGAAGACAAACTGGTTGTATCCCGTGCGCGTAAAATCCAACGCTTCCTGTCTCAGCCGTTCTTCGTGGCAGAAGTCTTCACCGGTTCTCCGGGCAAGTTCGTATCGCTGAAAGACACCATTCGTGGTTTCAAAGGCATTATGGACGGCGACTATGACCACCTGCCTGAACAAGCGTTCTACATGGTTGGCACCATTGAAGAAGCAGTGGAAAAAGCCAAGAAACTGTAA
- the glmS_2 gene encoding Glucosamine--fructose-6-phosphate aminotransferase [isomerizing] — translation MCGIVGAVAQRDIAEILLEGLRRLEYRGYDSAGLAVVDAEGNVNRLRRVGKVNKLTEAAEQHELHGGTGIAHTRWATHGEPTEANAHPHVSDYITVVHNGIIENHEPLRELLIERGYHFSSETDTEVIAHLVHWEQRQGGTLLEVVQRVIPQLRGAYGTVVMDSRDPSVLVAARSGSPLVYRPWRG, via the coding sequence ATGTGTGGAATTGTAGGCGCAGTAGCGCAACGTGATATTGCAGAGATTCTGTTGGAAGGGTTACGCCGCCTTGAGTACCGTGGCTACGACTCCGCCGGTTTGGCGGTGGTGGATGCCGAAGGCAACGTCAACCGTTTACGCCGCGTGGGCAAGGTTAACAAACTGACCGAAGCCGCTGAACAACATGAATTGCATGGGGGCACCGGTATTGCTCACACCCGCTGGGCAACGCACGGTGAACCTACCGAAGCTAACGCGCACCCGCATGTTTCTGATTACATTACTGTGGTGCATAACGGCATCATCGAAAACCACGAACCGCTGCGTGAATTGCTGATCGAACGCGGTTATCACTTCAGCTCTGAAACCGATACCGAGGTGATTGCTCACCTGGTGCATTGGGAACAGCGCCAGGGGGGCACCTTGCTGGAAGTGGTTCAGCGCGTGATCCCTCAGTTGCGTGGCGCATACGGCACCGTGGTGATGGACAGCCGCGACCCTAGCGTGCTGGTGGCTGCGCGCTCCGGCAGCCCGCTGGTTTATCGGCCGTGGCGTGGGTGA
- the pstS_2 gene encoding Phosphate-binding protein pstS precursor → MFTSYLSKANAQWKEKIGAGSTVNWPTGLGGKGNDGIAAFVQRLPGSIGYVEYAYAKQNNLAYTKLISADGKAVSPTEESFSAAAKGVDWSKTFAQDLTDQKGDNAWPITSTTFILVHKEQKNPAQGTEVLKFFDWAYKTGAKQANDLDYATLPNEVIEQVRAAWKTNVKDSSGKALY, encoded by the coding sequence GTGTTCACCAGCTACCTGTCTAAAGCCAACGCGCAGTGGAAAGAGAAAATCGGCGCAGGCTCTACCGTTAACTGGCCAACCGGTCTGGGCGGCAAGGGTAACGACGGTATCGCAGCCTTCGTACAGCGTCTGCCTGGCTCTATCGGCTACGTTGAATACGCTTACGCCAAACAGAACAATCTGGCTTACACCAAGCTGATTTCTGCCGATGGCAAAGCGGTTAGCCCGACGGAAGAGAGCTTCAGCGCCGCTGCCAAAGGCGTGGACTGGAGCAAGACCTTCGCACAGGACCTGACTGACCAGAAAGGCGACAACGCTTGGCCAATCACCTCCACCACCTTCATCCTGGTGCATAAAGAGCAGAAAAACCCGGCTCAGGGCACCGAAGTCCTGAAGTTCTTTGACTGGGCGTACAAAACGGGCGCCAAGCAGGCTAATGACCTGGATTACGCCACTCTGCCGAATGAAGTGATCGAGCAGGTGCGCGCAGCATGGAAAACCAACGTAAAAGACAGTTCCGGTAAAGCGCTGTACTAA
- the pstC_2 gene encoding Phosphate transport system permease protein pstC produces the protein MAEYKPTMKAPSKNGDVIFSALVKLAALITLLLLGGIIVSLIFASWPSIQKFGFSFLWTKEWDAPAEQFGALVPIYGTVVTSLIALIIAVPVSFGIALFLTELAPNWLRRPLGIAIELLAAIPSIVYGMWGLFVFAPLFAEYFQTPVGDVLSGIPIVGELFSGPAFGIGILAAGGDPGDYDYSLHCRRDARCVRTDPGDDERVGLWHRLHHLGSDLAYRAAVYQEWRDWRCDAGVGPRAGGKPWR, from the coding sequence ATGGCTGAGTACAAGCCGACCATGAAAGCACCGAGTAAAAATGGTGACGTCATCTTCAGCGCGCTGGTTAAACTGGCAGCGCTGATTACCCTATTGTTGCTGGGCGGCATTATTGTTTCGCTGATCTTCGCCTCCTGGCCGAGCATCCAGAAATTCGGTTTCTCCTTCCTGTGGACCAAAGAGTGGGACGCGCCTGCCGAACAGTTCGGTGCGCTGGTGCCGATTTACGGCACCGTAGTGACCTCGTTGATCGCACTGATTATCGCCGTCCCCGTCAGTTTTGGTATTGCCCTGTTCCTGACCGAGCTGGCGCCAAACTGGCTGCGCCGCCCACTGGGTATCGCCATTGAACTGCTGGCGGCAATCCCAAGTATCGTTTACGGCATGTGGGGCCTGTTCGTGTTTGCTCCGCTGTTTGCCGAATATTTCCAGACTCCGGTTGGCGACGTGCTGTCCGGCATTCCGATTGTCGGTGAGCTGTTCTCTGGCCCGGCGTTCGGTATCGGTATTCTGGCTGCCGGGGGTGATCCTGGCGATTATGATTATTCCTTACATTGCCGCCGTGATGCGCGATGTGTTCGAACAGACCCCGGTGATGATGAAAGAGTCGGCCTATGGCATCGGCTGCACCACCTGGGAAGTGATCTGGCGTATCGTGCTGCCGTTTACCAAGAATGGCGTGATTGGCGGTGTGATGCTGGGGTTGGGCCGCGCGCTGGGGGGAAACCATGGCGGTGA
- the atpC gene encoding F-ATPase epsilon subunit — MAMTYHLDVVSAEKHMFSGLVQKIQVTGSEGELGIFPGHAPLLTAIKPGMVRIVKQHGEEEFIYLSGGILEVQPSVVTVLADTAIRGTDLDEARALEAKRKAEEHISSSHGDVDYAQASAELAKAIAKLRVIELTRRSM, encoded by the coding sequence ATGGCTATGACTTACCATCTGGATGTAGTCAGCGCGGAAAAACATATGTTTTCCGGCCTGGTGCAAAAGATCCAGGTGACAGGTAGCGAAGGCGAACTGGGGATTTTCCCTGGTCATGCGCCGCTGCTGACTGCCATCAAGCCTGGCATGGTGCGTATTGTTAAACAACACGGTGAAGAAGAGTTCATCTACCTGTCCGGCGGTATCCTTGAGGTACAACCGAGCGTGGTCACCGTGCTGGCTGACACTGCTATCCGTGGAACGGACCTCGACGAAGCGAGAGCGCTGGAAGCCAAGCGTAAAGCTGAAGAACATATCAGTAGCTCTCATGGCGATGTCGACTATGCTCAGGCATCTGCAGAACTGGCGAAAGCGATCGCGAAACTTCGCGTTATCGAGCTCACCAGAAGATCGATGTAA
- the atpE gene encoding Lipid-binding protein: MENLSMDLLYMAAAVMMGLAAIGAAIGIGILGGKFLEGAARQPDLIPLLRTQFFIVMGLVDAIPMIAVGLGLYVMFAVA; the protein is encoded by the coding sequence ATGGAAAACCTGAGTATGGATCTGCTGTACATGGCTGCCGCTGTGATGATGGGTTTAGCGGCAATCGGTGCTGCGATCGGTATCGGCATCCTGGGTGGTAAATTCTTGGAAGGCGCTGCACGTCAGCCTGACCTGATTCCTTTGCTGCGTACACAGTTCTTTATCGTTATGGGTCTGGTTGACGCCATCCCGATGATCGCTGTTGGTCTGGGTCTGTACGTGATGTTTGCTGTCGCGTAA
- the atpG gene encoding F-ATPase gamma subunit translates to MAGAKEIRSKIASVQNTQKITKAMEMVAASKMRKSQERMAASRPYAETMRKVIGHLALGNLEYKHPYLDERDVKRVGYLVVSTDRGLCGGLNINLFKRLLAEMKGWSEKGVETDLALIGSKAASFFGSVGGNVVAQVTGMGDNPSLSELIGPVKVMLQAYDEGRLDKLYIVSNKFINTMSQEPQIVQLLPLPPAEDGELKKKSWDYLYEPDPKVLLDTLLRRYVESQVYQGVVENLASEQAARMVAMKAATDNGGSLIKELQLVYNKARQASITQELTEIVSGASAV, encoded by the coding sequence ATGGCCGGCGCAAAAGAGATACGTAGTAAGATCGCGAGCGTGCAAAACACGCAAAAGATCACTAAAGCGATGGAAATGGTCGCCGCCTCCAAAATGCGTAAATCGCAGGAACGCATGGCGGCCAGCCGTCCTTATGCAGAGACCATGCGCAAAGTGATTGGTCACCTTGCGTTGGGTAATCTGGAATATAAGCACCCGTACCTGGATGAGCGTGATGTTAAGCGCGTCGGGTATCTGGTGGTGTCTACTGACCGCGGTCTCTGTGGTGGCTTGAACATTAACCTGTTCAAGCGCCTGTTGGCAGAGATGAAAGGCTGGTCCGAAAAAGGTGTCGAAACAGATTTGGCACTGATTGGCTCTAAAGCGGCTTCTTTCTTTGGTTCCGTGGGCGGCAACGTGGTTGCCCAGGTCACCGGCATGGGGGATAACCCTTCCCTGTCGGAGCTGATCGGACCGGTGAAAGTGATGCTGCAAGCCTACGACGAAGGTCGTTTGGACAAGCTGTACATTGTCAGTAACAAATTTATCAATACGATGTCCCAAGAACCACAGATCGTTCAGCTGCTGCCGTTGCCGCCTGCCGAAGACGGTGAGCTGAAGAAAAAATCTTGGGATTACCTGTATGAACCCGATCCAAAAGTGCTGCTTGATACCTTGCTGCGTCGCTATGTGGAATCTCAGGTTTATCAGGGCGTCGTGGAAAACCTGGCCAGCGAGCAGGCCGCACGAATGGTAGCGATGAAAGCCGCAACCGATAACGGCGGTAGCCTGATCAAAGAGCTGCAGTTGGTATACAACAAGGCTCGTCAGGCCAGCATCACTCAGGAACTCACCGAGATCGTTTCGGGAGCCTCCGCGGTTTAA